The Leptospira sp. WS60.C2 genome includes the window ATTCTAAATACGATTTTCGTAAGAACTCAACGTGAAAGGTATATAAATCCCAATCAAATCGACCTAACTGTTCTGGAGATTTCCAAACAATGGGAAAGTTCCAGAGATAAAGAACAAAGAAAAAAACAAGGCCAAGATATGGCCTAATGTGCTTCATCCCAGTTTCCACCAAACTTTCCTTGTGCGACGATTGGAACTTTGAGTTTCATTGCAGATTCCATCTCTTCTTTTGCCATTTGGTAAAATTCGTTTTTTTCTTTCGGGTCCACTTCAAAGACAAGTTCATCATGTACTTGCAAAAGGAGTTTCGAGCGAAAGGATTCTTTTTTGATTTTTTCGTGAATCCGAATCATCGCAAGTTTGATCATATCTGCAGACGTACCTTGGATGGGGGAGTTGATCGCAACTCGTTTGGCACCTTCGCTTACCATTTTATGGGAAGAATGGATGTCTGGAAGGTAACGTCTTCGTCCCAAAAGTGTTTCGACATATCCATTTTGTTTGCAGAACTCAACGATCTCTTCCATGTAAGTGGCAACACCTTTGTAAGCGGCAAAGTATTTCTCGATAAATTCCTTGGCTTCCTTACGGCCGATTTTTAAGTTATTAGACAAACCAAAAGATGTCACACCGTAGATCACAGAGAAGTTTACAATTTTAGCCTTATTTCGCATATCGGGTGTTACCTGGTCTTCGGATACGCCAAAAATTCCAGCAGCCGTTCGTTTGTGGATGTCTGCACCTGATTTATAGGCATCTATCATGTTTGGATCATTTGAAAAATGAGCCATAATCCTTAGTTCGATTTGGCTATAGTCAAGAGAGAGGATTTCGAACCCTTTTTTGGCAATAAACCCTTTTCGTAAGAGCCTTCCTTCTTCGTCTTTGATGGGGATATTTTGTAAATTCGGATTGGTAGAAGAGAGTCGACCTGTAGCCGCAATGGTTTGGTTGTAACTCGTATGGATCCGATTGGTTTTTGGATTCACAAGAGTGGGTAATGTATCTGTATATGTGGATTTGAGTTTGGAAAATTTTCGAATGGCAAGCAAATCATCTATGATGGGATGGGTGCCTTGTAAAGACTCTAACACCGAGTGGTCTGTGGAATAACCTGTTTGTGTTTTTTTTTCGGCAGGAAGTCTTAGGTCTTCAAACAAAACAGTCTGTAGTTCTTTCGTAGAGTTAACATTAAATTGTCTACCTGCATAAAAATGAATGTTTTTTTCATGTTCTTTGATTTTGGTTTCGAACGTTTCCGAAAGAGATTCAAAGTATTTTTTGTCTACAGCAATCCCTTCAAATTCCATATCCGCCAAGGTGTGTAACACAGGCATTTCTATTTCATAAAATAGTTTTTTATGAATTCCTTCTTCCATTTTAGGTGAAAGGGCATTGTGAAGTTGCAATGTTATGTCTGCATCTTCACAAGCATATTCGGATACTTTGTCTGGATCGATGTCATAAAGATTTTGTTTCTTTTTTCCTGTTCCAACTAACTCTTCATATGTGATGGTTTTGTAGTTGAGGTAATCAACGGCCATATCGTCCATATTGTGTCTTCTTTCCCCAGGATTTAGGAGATAAGAAGCAAGCATGGTATCAAAATAAATTCCTTTTAATTCAATGCCATAGTTCCGAAGCACAAGTAGGTCATATTTGATATTTTGTCCGACTTTTTTCCATTTTGGATCTTCTAACATTGGTTTGAGGATCTTGAGCGCTTCTTCTGCAGAAGGAAGTAAGTGACTATAAATCGATTCTGAATGCGAAAATGCCATGTAGTAGGCAACACCTGGTTCTTCCGAAAAGGAAAGACCTAATAACTCTGCTAACATGGGATCTTGCGATGTGGTTTCTGTATCCACAGAAATTGGTTTTTTCGAATCTAACTTCGATATGATCTTTTTTAATTCGTCCAGGGTTTGGATTCTTTTATACGATTGTTTGGCAACGACTGCTGTTGTGACGGAGTCAGTGTTTCCCTTTTTGGATCGATTGGAAGAATCTTCAGTGACTGTTTCTTTTTTTTCCTTTGATGATTTTTTGGCAGAAGGTGTTTCTTCTTTCGAATCCCCATCACTGGCAATTGGAATCCCTGCTTGTTTGGCTAAATCGCGATGTAGGACATTATATCCTTCATCTTTAAAATATTGTACTTTCTTTGGATCATAATAGTTAGGAAGTTTTAAATCAGACTTCTTGATGTCTAGTTTGAGATTGGTGACAATTGTTGCGAGTTTTCTGGATAAAAATGCGTTTTCTTTCTCAGCGATCAGTTTATCAATCAAGGACTTGTTTTTGACCTTATCAATTTTTTTATAAATCGTTTCCAAATCTCCAAATTCTTGGATGAGTTTTGCTGCACCCTTTTCCCCAATCCCTTTCACGCCAGGAATATTGTCGGAGGCATCTCCAAGAAGACCCATATAATCAGGAACTTGTTCCTTTGTGATTCCAATATTGGCTTTTACCCATTTGGGATCAATTTTTTCAAACTCAGAGACTCCACGTTTCCCGCGTAACATGTGTATGTTCTTATCCAACACTTGATACAAATCTTTGTCGCTGGAAAGTATAACGATCTCTTCAAAGTCTTTTGCAAATTTTTTGCAAAGACTACCGATGATGTCGTCGGCTTCGATTCCATTGATTTTGTACATTGGAAATTCGAGTGCTTGTAACATTTCGTAAATCTTTTGGATTTGTGGTTTTAAATCCTCAGGCATTGGCTTTCTATGAGCTTTGTAGTCTTCATAGAGATCGTTTCGTTCTAAACGAGTGCCTGGATCAAATGTAAAGGCAATATGGGTTACATGTTCATCTTGTAATAGTTTAAAGAGCATCCTCCAAAAACCAAAAATTGCCCCACTGGGTAATCCAGTTTTGGAATTGGTAAGATTTGTTGCGGCAAACGCAAAATAAGCGCGAAAGGCAAGGGCATGCCCGTCAATGATGAGTAATCTTCCGCTCATTTATTTTCTCCATACAACGCATCACCCAAAAAGGAGTAATAGATAAGCTTTGTTTTATCGATTGTTTTGGAAACGGAAAATCGTTTCACGGAAGTTTTGTTGAAATTTCCGAATTGATTGCGAAGTTCTTCTGAAGAAACTAATTTATCTAGTCCAAGTGCAATCGACTCTGCATCCCCCACGGGACAAACATAAGCACCTTCATTGTGGTCTAACATCTCTCCAATGCCACCACCATTTGTTGCTACAATAGGCAAACTACATGCCATTGCATCCAATACAGCAGTTCCTAATCCTTCTTCTTTGGAAGTGAGTGTGAAGATATCAAATAACGATAGAAGTGCTGGAATGTCTTTGCGGTAACCTGTGAAAATGATTTTGTCGTTTAAGCCTAAACTTTCTGTTTGGTGTTTGAGTTTTTTTTCTAACTTGCCTTCCCCCACAATCAAAACACGAAAATCAACATTGGTTTTCATCTTTGACACAGCATGAATCAATGTTTCTTGGTCTTTGTGATCGACAAGTGCTGCTATGTTCCCTATGACGACGGCTTTTTTAGGAATTTGAAACTCTTCTCGTAAATAATCATGTGCGGTTGGTTTTGCAAATCGTTTGAGATCGATCCCTGAATAAACAGTGATGATTCTTTCGGGACCAATTTTACTTGCGATCATCACCTCTTTAATCTTTTGGGAAACAGGCAAATAATAATCATTTGCTGGGTGTTGGTATTTCCATCTTGAGAAAAAACTGTTTTTAGGTTTGAAGTCAACTCGTCTCGAAACAATGAGAGGAATGTTGAGGTGATTTCGTTTCGCAAGAAGTGCCAAGGTATGCGCATGTGCTGTATGAGTATGGATTAGTTTGATACTTTTTGATAAACAGAGAGACCGAATATTCTTATATGCTTTTCTATCCCATTCCCCACGCATTTCAATCGGATAAAAATCATATCCATTATCTTTACATTTTGCCTCAAGTGGAGAACCAGGTTGGCCCACAACGAGTTGAGGGATTTTGTAATTTGCCAAACCTTGAACGAGATAATAAAGCTGTTGTTCTCCACCACGCCATTCGCGGGAAGTGTTGATATGTAGGATCAAATTATAAGTGTTTGGAACGGTCGTATTCGAGTGCGATGATGGAGCCCATAACTTTGAACCCTGCAGGAGCTTCGTCGACCATTCCTTCTCCGTGAAACATTACTTTAACGGAGTCCATCATGGCATTGATTATTTTCAATCCTTTTCCCATGTTCTTATGTTTTTGGTCGGAACCATTATAAGGAAGGGTTTCTGGCTTTTTGCTTTGGTGGATTCGTATGTGATCAAGGAAGTTGGTAAAACATTGAGACTGATTGGATCGTAATAATTCTTTGTCGTTGTCTGGAACAGGTGACTCACCAGAAAGTCCTGATCCATAATCCAAAATGTACAATGTGAACTTAGAGGATTCGATCCTCCATCGGCATATGATGGTTTCATCACAGTGGCAAGATACGTTTGCCGCCACAGCATTGGTCAATGCTTCGTCAGCAGCGAGTTCAATTTGCATGATATTTTCAAAACTAAACCCATTGTCTTGTAAGGTACGCTTCAATTCGGTTCGGAATTGTTTGACAGAGGACATGTCTGGCGGTAAGAACATGGCGTACGAACCCGGTGATGGGCTTAGCAGATAGGGAATCACTTCAGATGGTGCTGTCAACGGCCGCCTTTTTCCTCTCTCTCATCATATTACACGAGGGGAAGTGAGAAAAAAAGTCAAAAATAACCCAAGAGAGAACGAATCTGTAAAAAATTTACCTAAGAGAAATGCCTAAGGTACCCGCCAGTTGTTCCATTCGCTTTAACATCTTATCTTGTCCGAGAAGGCTAAAGAGAATCGGAAGTTCCAATCCATGGGACTTTCCTGTCGTGATGGCACGAATTGGCATAAAAAGGGTCCTTCCTTTCTCGCCTGTTATCTCTCCCGCTTTTGCCATGGCTTCTTTGTAGGCATCAGGAGTGGAAAGAGAGGTCCCTTTCACAATCTTGTAAAACTCAGTGACAACTTCTTTCCCTTTGCCTTCGAATACCAATTGTTTGGCTTCTTCATTCTCAAAGGAAACATTCTCAAGGAAGAATTCTTCAATGTAAGGAGGCGCTTGGATGAGACGGTCGAGATACACCCGAACAGAATCCAGAATGGAAAGGAGTTGCGGGTTTTCTCCCGATTTATAAGCATCGGGAATTTGACAGTCTTTCAGGAAAGGTTCTAATGCTTTACCAAGAGTTTTGATGTCTGTGTCACGGATGTATTTATTGGACATCCAGTTGAGTTTTGATTTTGGATTTAAATACTCCGCAAGGCCAAGGAGTGTGAGTTTATTAAAATCAACGGTTTCCTTTTCTTCTTCTTTTAGTTTTTTGAAGACATCAAAGGTCGCTGGAGATTTGGAGCAACGTTCCACATCAAAGACAGAACACAACTCTTCATCACTCATGTATTCTTTTCCGTCAGGGGAAGTCCATCCAAGGAGTGCCATGTAGTTTCGCATGGTTTCACTCGAATACCCTAAATCACGGAACGCAAGCACAGAGGTAGCACCAGCTCGTTTGGAAAGTTTTTTTCCATCGGTTCCTACAATTTCACTGGCGTGAGCAAACCTTGGAAGCGGGAATCCAAATGCTTCAAAAATTAAAATTTGTCTTGGTGTATTAGAAAGGTGTCCCACACCGCGAATCACATGTGTGATGTTCATCAGAGCATCATCAATCACCACAGCATAGTTGTACGAAGGGAATCCATCTGACTTTACGATGATAAAATCACCAATGAGTTTGGACTCGAACTTAACTTTGCCTTGGATCATATCATCTACGATCACAATTTTGTGAGGAGTTTTGAAACGAACGGTAAACGGAGTTTTTTTCTCGAGTTGTGAACTGATTTCTTCTTCGGACAAATCAGAACATTTTCCATCGTAAATGTAAGGAATCCCCATGGCATCCGCTTGTTTCTTTTTGCCTTCTAATTCTTCTGGCGTACAAAAACAACGATAGGCTTTCTTTTCATTTAAAAGTTTGTCGGTGTATTCTTTGTAGATATGAATTCGTTCCGATTGTGTGTAGGGTCCGTTTGGTCCACCAACACCTGGTCCTTCATCCCACTCCATACCAAGCCACTTGAGAGATTCTAAGATGATTTTAAAAGATGCCTCTGTGGATCTATCTTGGTCTGTGTCTTCAATCCGAAGTAAAAACTTACCTTTTTTTGCTTTGGCATATAAATAATTGAATAGGGCAGTCCTTGCTCCTCCGACGTGGAGAAATCCAGATGGAGATGGGGCAAAACGTGTACGAACTTCTGTCATTTGATTTCCTCTTTGAGTAAAAAATCTCCCATTCGTTTGTAACCAAATGGTTCTTTGGTTTTGGTTGTAAGACCATTGGTGAAGGGAGGAACAAAGTATAATTGCAGATTATTTTCTTTATAAACGGGTTTGAAATATAATTTGTCAGTTTCTGTTTCGTTCCACTCAAAACTGAGTTGGTGGTAATCGTAATGAGTGGAAGTATGCTCTGTAACGATTGTTTGGTTTTCTAATTTCGTAAATGTACTGGAAGATGTAAAAAATTGATTAGAACCAAGATTGTGAGACCAACGATTGTCACCTCCAATCTCCGATCGATTTCCTTCTTCCAATAAGATACCAGTTTCCCCAGAAAGTTCAAAGATTTCAATTTCATCGATAGAAGTTTTATTTTCTTTGTACGCAATTTGGTTTTCGAGAAGAGACTCAATCGTATTCCCTCTTACTTCTTTAAAAAAAGATTCTTTATAAGAGAAAACATACTTTTTTTCTAATTTGTCTTTTTGGAACTTACCTACTTTTCGATTCCAAATGAGTTTGTAAGCTTCCACAATATCATTGCCGAATTCTGTATTGATTTTTGAGGCAAAACTTGGGTCATAAGCAATGAAACTGAACTCAATTTTTTCCACATATCCAGTCGATTTACCAGGTTCCCACTGGATACAACGGTAGTGAGAGGAGCCATCTTTGAAGAAAGAGGCATTCATTTTTCTAGGTGATTTGAGAAACAAAACCGAGGCAGGAATTTCAGATTTGGGGTCTCTCGAAAGGAGAGAATTGATGGTTTGGCAGCTCCATCCAGAAAAAAAAATCAAGAACCAGAAAAGCCAATGAAAACGGGAGTATTCTTGAGTTTGTGAGGACATAGATAGGTGCGTATCGCCAGTCTAAAAAGGGAAAACCGCTTGACAAGTCAATTCATCGCACCCCTGTGTCATTTGGAACCATGAAGAACGAAGAACAGTATCCGAAACGCCCCTTTGAAGACCAAGTAAACGATGACCAAAGGAAATACTCACGCTACGTATGCGATTCGAGAGCCATTCCACAAGAAATTGATGGCCTAAAGCCTGTTCAACGACGAATTCTTTGGGCGATGTGGAACTCTGATGCGAGAAACCGTCATACAAAAACGGTAAAAGTAGCAGGGCTTGCGATGGGATACCATCCACATGGAGATAAATCCATCCAAGACGCACTTTCACAAATGGCACAGGAATTTGCCTTCGCTAATAATTATCCGTTAGTTCACGGAGAAGGAACCTTTGGTGACGTACTCGATCCCAATGCAATTGCTTCGCCACGATATACAGAAGTCAAACTCTCTGACTTTGCAAAAGACTTGGGATTTTTTGAAAGTTTACCAGACATTGATTATGTCAAAAATTATGATGAAACAGAAGATGAACCCATCCACTTTGTAGGTAAGGTTCCTGTTGTATTACTCAATAACATCCAAGGGATTGCAACGGGATTTCGTTGTTTCATTCCCGCACACAAACTGAGTGATGTCATCGATTCACAAGTTACGTATTTAAAAACAGGCAAACCAAAAAAGATCACTCCTTGGTACAAAGGGTACGGTGGGGAAGTGAAATTGTCCAAAAATGATAATGGTAGCACTGTGATGTCCACTACCTTTGGTTTCAAAAAAGAAGATGGGAAATTGTATCTTGTGGATGCACCCATGAACTGGAACCGCGAAAAGGTAGTCACTTACTTAGATGATTTGATCGAAAGAAAAGACAATTGGTTAAAAGACTATATTGATCATTCGAGCCAAACATTTAAAATTGAACTCGTTGCCAAAAAAGGTGAAGAACCGTCTGAGAAAGAAATCAAAGAACTGTTTTCCAAAGAAAACAACGAAGTTTTAACCATCAACGTCATCACTCACGAAGGAAAACTTCGCAACTTTAACCCAGAAGAAATCATCAAACGTTTTTGTGATTTCCGCAAAACACATCTCATTCGTCGTTTCAAACGATTGGCTGGTCTTGAAAAAGAAAAAATTGATCGTAACTCCGAACTCATTCGTTTCATCAAAGAAAAATGGAACGAAAAAGTAACAGGGATTAAATCAAAGAAAGAATTTGAGGAAAAATTAAAAGCAGCGAAGTTTGTATACTTCGAATGGTTGTCCTCCATTCCTGTTTACCGAATGACTTTGGAAGAAGTTCGTAAATGTGAAGAAGCCATTGTAGAGGCAAAAACCAAATACACTGAGTATACGGCGTTACAAAAAGATGATAAAAAACTCACCGGTTTTATGACAGATGAGTTGGATGAACTGAAGAAAAAATGGGATCCGAAATAGAGAATTATGGCTCAAAAAACTGAAAAAACCTCAGGAAATTCGCGAAATTTTAAGAAATTATCGAACGTAGAACACGTTCGGATGCGTACGGGAATGTGGCTTGGGCAAAACTCCCTTTCCACATTTGAACAACATTTTTTTACCAAAGATAACTCTGGTAAATATGATATCGTCCACGAAGAACTTTCCGACATCCCAGCCAAACTGAAGTGTTTGGATGAAGCATGTATGAACTGTGTGGATGAATACAGAAAGAACTTAAACGACAAATCCATTCCAGAAAAAGACAAAATGAACAAACTGATTGTTCAGTTGTCAACAGATCGCAAACGAGTTACCATCCAAGACAATGGTCGAGGAATCCCTGCAGAAAATGCGGAGGGTGTTTACCTTCACTTGATGTATGGAGAAAACTTTGATGACAAAGTCAAAGAAGACCACGTAGCAGGACAAAACGGTGTTGGTATTTCTCTCGTAAGAATGGTTTCCTCTTTCTTTCGTGTAAAGACCATTAACAGCGGTAAGGCTTACAAAAAGATGTTTAGCATCCATGATGATGTGAAAAAAGTCATCCGCAGTTTTAAACTATCTAAAGAAGACACAGAACGAGTTTATTTATACTATGATGAACATGGAACGTTTGTGGATTGTCCGTTGCTTTCCGCAGACCAAATCAAACAACTAAAAGGTCCTTGTGACAAAACGGGGATGACAGCAGTGGTCGAAGCGGCAAAAAAAGAAGACCATGGTACTACTGTTGAGTTTGAACTCAATCCAGCTTACTTTAATAATCTTGATACTTCCTTTAACATTAATTTGGTGAAACAATACCTGCAAGACATTGCCATGTCAAACCCAGGTCTGGAAGTTGTGTTCATTCACAAAACAGGCAAAGAGAAATATAAATTCAAAAAAGGTTTTGATGAGATCTTCAGTAACTCCGAGATGGTGTACTACAAATTGGATTACTCTGATAAAACATCTGCTTCACAAATCCATATGGATACCTATGTAGTTGTGGGACAAAACAAAACGCTCACTTGGGTGAACTCGATTTTTTGCCCGCAAGGTGGGTCTGCCATTGAGTATTTGGAAAACAGACTTTGTGATGAGATTCGTAAAAAATCTCAAATTGTCAGTTTAGAAAAGAAACTCAATACGCAATGTACACGAAATGATGTGAGAAGTTGTTTTCATATGTATGTGAACCTTCGCATCTTAAACCCTCGATTTAAATCCCAGGATAAATCTTACCTCATCAATGACTTAAATGAGGACATTCGAAAGTCTGTGGACAAACATTTGGACAAACTTTTGAAGAAAACTGCCCTCATCGAAGAAATTAAGATGGTGATGGAGCGTAGAACCCAGATGAAACAGCTCGAGGATGCTCAGAAAGGCCTCCGTAAGGCGTCTCGGAACAATATCCCTAAGCTCATGCCACCAACAGGCAAACCAAACGATCCTGGCCGAATTCTCTTCGTAGCAGAAGGGGACTCTGCGATCGCAGGACTTCGCCCGGCACGAAATCCAAAATTACATGGTCTTTTCCCACTCCGAGGAAAACCGCTCAACTGTAAAGGGATGTCTCTTGCCAAAGCCATGCAAAACGAAGAGATGAAAAACATCGTTGCGATCGTCGGACTCCCGCTCGACCAAAAGGTGAAATCCATTGATGAATTGAATTATGATAAAATCAGTATCATCACCGATGCCGATTTTGATGGATATGCGATTCGTTCTTTGATGTTGTCTTTCTTTTATGAGTATTGGCCTGAACTTTTTGATTTGGGTTTTATCAATATTTCAGCAGCACCACTCTATGAGGTGGATGTGAAATGGAAAGATGGTAAAAAAGAAACTGTTTTCTGTATTGATGACGCCGACTACGATAAGTTAGTAGCTCGTGTGAACAAACAAGGAGCAGAGATCACTCGTAAAAAACGAAACAAAGGTCTCGGAGAAACTGGAAAAGAAGCCATGAAGTATGCTGTGGATCATTGTATGACGACAATTACGATTGGTAACAAAAAGACTGCAAAAAACACGCAAGACTTATGGTTTCACAAAGATTATGCGGAAAAACGCCGTGAAGCAATTTCCGAATATTCCATGAGTGTGATTCAAGACTAAGGTTTTTTAAAACGTTCTAAGTTTTCCAACCAACAAACACAGTAAAAACGCGAGAGAACTTTTGTAGTTCTTTCCGTTTTGCATAGCGATCACTCCCCATTCCATAGGTTTGGGGAGTTTTGTTTTTTATGGGCTTGTCCTGAAACTCTATCCTCATTTTTTTGAGACTATGAAACAGAAGAAACAAATCATTTCTCATGCGAGCCATTTGGGGGAAATGCTTTTTCAATCTCGCATTTTCTTCAAACCAGTCCCATTCTTCTTTGTGATCCTACTTTTTGTTTTGGCGCAATGCCAATCGAATGGGGAATCAAAAGAATTGTCTTCATTCCAAAAGAAGGAACAAACTAAAAAGGAAATTCTTACACATTGGGAAACACTTTCTCCCTCAGGAATCAAATCCCTATCTTATATGTTCATGATGAAAGATGGGGAAATTCATCATGGACAGTTGGGAGATGTTACGGAAGGTAAAACCGACCGTTTTAAGATTGGAAGCATCACCAAACTATTTACAGGAATTGCCATCTTACAATTGCAAGATGCAAAAAGACTAAAGTTAGATGATCCCG containing:
- the gltX gene encoding glutamate--tRNA ligase, yielding MTEVRTRFAPSPSGFLHVGGARTALFNYLYAKAKKGKFLLRIEDTDQDRSTEASFKIILESLKWLGMEWDEGPGVGGPNGPYTQSERIHIYKEYTDKLLNEKKAYRCFCTPEELEGKKKQADAMGIPYIYDGKCSDLSEEEISSQLEKKTPFTVRFKTPHKIVIVDDMIQGKVKFESKLIGDFIIVKSDGFPSYNYAVVIDDALMNITHVIRGVGHLSNTPRQILIFEAFGFPLPRFAHASEIVGTDGKKLSKRAGATSVLAFRDLGYSSETMRNYMALLGWTSPDGKEYMSDEELCSVFDVERCSKSPATFDVFKKLKEEEKETVDFNKLTLLGLAEYLNPKSKLNWMSNKYIRDTDIKTLGKALEPFLKDCQIPDAYKSGENPQLLSILDSVRVYLDRLIQAPPYIEEFFLENVSFENEEAKQLVFEGKGKEVVTEFYKIVKGTSLSTPDAYKEAMAKAGEITGEKGRTLFMPIRAITTGKSHGLELPILFSLLGQDKMLKRMEQLAGTLGISLR
- a CDS encoding DNA gyrase subunit A, with the translated sequence MKNEEQYPKRPFEDQVNDDQRKYSRYVCDSRAIPQEIDGLKPVQRRILWAMWNSDARNRHTKTVKVAGLAMGYHPHGDKSIQDALSQMAQEFAFANNYPLVHGEGTFGDVLDPNAIASPRYTEVKLSDFAKDLGFFESLPDIDYVKNYDETEDEPIHFVGKVPVVLLNNIQGIATGFRCFIPAHKLSDVIDSQVTYLKTGKPKKITPWYKGYGGEVKLSKNDNGSTVMSTTFGFKKEDGKLYLVDAPMNWNREKVVTYLDDLIERKDNWLKDYIDHSSQTFKIELVAKKGEEPSEKEIKELFSKENNEVLTINVITHEGKLRNFNPEEIIKRFCDFRKTHLIRRFKRLAGLEKEKIDRNSELIRFIKEKWNEKVTGIKSKKEFEEKLKAAKFVYFEWLSSIPVYRMTLEEVRKCEEAIVEAKTKYTEYTALQKDDKKLTGFMTDELDELKKKWDPK
- a CDS encoding glycosyltransferase yields the protein MILHINTSREWRGGEQQLYYLVQGLANYKIPQLVVGQPGSPLEAKCKDNGYDFYPIEMRGEWDRKAYKNIRSLCLSKSIKLIHTHTAHAHTLALLAKRNHLNIPLIVSRRVDFKPKNSFFSRWKYQHPANDYYLPVSQKIKEVMIASKIGPERIITVYSGIDLKRFAKPTAHDYLREEFQIPKKAVVIGNIAALVDHKDQETLIHAVSKMKTNVDFRVLIVGEGKLEKKLKHQTESLGLNDKIIFTGYRKDIPALLSLFDIFTLTSKEEGLGTAVLDAMACSLPIVATNGGGIGEMLDHNEGAYVCPVGDAESIALGLDKLVSSEELRNQFGNFNKTSVKRFSVSKTIDKTKLIYYSFLGDALYGENK
- the polA gene encoding DNA polymerase I translates to MSGRLLIIDGHALAFRAYFAFAATNLTNSKTGLPSGAIFGFWRMLFKLLQDEHVTHIAFTFDPGTRLERNDLYEDYKAHRKPMPEDLKPQIQKIYEMLQALEFPMYKINGIEADDIIGSLCKKFAKDFEEIVILSSDKDLYQVLDKNIHMLRGKRGVSEFEKIDPKWVKANIGITKEQVPDYMGLLGDASDNIPGVKGIGEKGAAKLIQEFGDLETIYKKIDKVKNKSLIDKLIAEKENAFLSRKLATIVTNLKLDIKKSDLKLPNYYDPKKVQYFKDEGYNVLHRDLAKQAGIPIASDGDSKEETPSAKKSSKEKKETVTEDSSNRSKKGNTDSVTTAVVAKQSYKRIQTLDELKKIISKLDSKKPISVDTETTSQDPMLAELLGLSFSEEPGVAYYMAFSHSESIYSHLLPSAEEALKILKPMLEDPKWKKVGQNIKYDLLVLRNYGIELKGIYFDTMLASYLLNPGERRHNMDDMAVDYLNYKTITYEELVGTGKKKQNLYDIDPDKVSEYACEDADITLQLHNALSPKMEEGIHKKLFYEIEMPVLHTLADMEFEGIAVDKKYFESLSETFETKIKEHEKNIHFYAGRQFNVNSTKELQTVLFEDLRLPAEKKTQTGYSTDHSVLESLQGTHPIIDDLLAIRKFSKLKSTYTDTLPTLVNPKTNRIHTSYNQTIAATGRLSSTNPNLQNIPIKDEEGRLLRKGFIAKKGFEILSLDYSQIELRIMAHFSNDPNMIDAYKSGADIHKRTAAGIFGVSEDQVTPDMRNKAKIVNFSVIYGVTSFGLSNNLKIGRKEAKEFIEKYFAAYKGVATYMEEIVEFCKQNGYVETLLGRRRYLPDIHSSHKMVSEGAKRVAINSPIQGTSADMIKLAMIRIHEKIKKESFRSKLLLQVHDELVFEVDPKEKNEFYQMAKEEMESAMKLKVPIVAQGKFGGNWDEAH
- a CDS encoding ATP-binding protein, translating into MTAPSEVIPYLLSPSPGSYAMFLPPDMSSVKQFRTELKRTLQDNGFSFENIMQIELAADEALTNAVAANVSCHCDETIICRWRIESSKFTLYILDYGSGLSGESPVPDNDKELLRSNQSQCFTNFLDHIRIHQSKKPETLPYNGSDQKHKNMGKGLKIINAMMDSVKVMFHGEGMVDEAPAGFKVMGSIIALEYDRSKHL
- a CDS encoding toprim domain-containing protein, producing the protein MAQKTEKTSGNSRNFKKLSNVEHVRMRTGMWLGQNSLSTFEQHFFTKDNSGKYDIVHEELSDIPAKLKCLDEACMNCVDEYRKNLNDKSIPEKDKMNKLIVQLSTDRKRVTIQDNGRGIPAENAEGVYLHLMYGENFDDKVKEDHVAGQNGVGISLVRMVSSFFRVKTINSGKAYKKMFSIHDDVKKVIRSFKLSKEDTERVYLYYDEHGTFVDCPLLSADQIKQLKGPCDKTGMTAVVEAAKKEDHGTTVEFELNPAYFNNLDTSFNINLVKQYLQDIAMSNPGLEVVFIHKTGKEKYKFKKGFDEIFSNSEMVYYKLDYSDKTSASQIHMDTYVVVGQNKTLTWVNSIFCPQGGSAIEYLENRLCDEIRKKSQIVSLEKKLNTQCTRNDVRSCFHMYVNLRILNPRFKSQDKSYLINDLNEDIRKSVDKHLDKLLKKTALIEEIKMVMERRTQMKQLEDAQKGLRKASRNNIPKLMPPTGKPNDPGRILFVAEGDSAIAGLRPARNPKLHGLFPLRGKPLNCKGMSLAKAMQNEEMKNIVAIVGLPLDQKVKSIDELNYDKISIITDADFDGYAIRSLMLSFFYEYWPELFDLGFINISAAPLYEVDVKWKDGKKETVFCIDDADYDKLVARVNKQGAEITRKKRNKGLGETGKEAMKYAVDHCMTTITIGNKKTAKNTQDLWFHKDYAEKRREAISEYSMSVIQD